In Podospora pseudopauciseta strain CBS 411.78 chromosome 2 map unlocalized CBS411.78m_2, whole genome shotgun sequence, the genomic stretch TGAGTGGGCTTCTGGGAGCTTCCTTTGGTGGGGTGATCAACACCAAGAGCTGATATCATCACTGATTGTGAGCTTCACTTGCAGAGTCTCATAACTCCATCTTACTCACCTCATTTCCCAAGAAATACTCACCATTCTCACCCCTCCTCTCACCTCTCAATCTCACCTCCCAACATCCAAAGTAATAGAAAAAAATGGCCCTCACCTCCCGCCTCGCCCTCACCGGCCCCGACACCACCGACCCAGAAGActacctctcctcctccctggGCATCATCTTCCCCGACGACGTAACCAACCAACACGGCGACGCTGACCACGGCCTCCTCtacacctccccccacctcccgCAACCCCTGCAATTCTCGCTCGCCAACGTCACCGAGGAAAAAGAGCGCCACCTCTTTTCCCATTACCTCTGGAATTCATCCCTCATGCTCGCTGAACTCATCGAAGCCGGCACTCTGGGGCTGGACATCCCCTGGTCAGGCCTCGGTGGCGAGATCAAAGATTTTGATGCCACGGGCCTGGAAACGGTGGAATTAGGGGCGGGGACGGCACTGCCAAGTAtaatgggggggttgatggggagcaagagggtggtggtgactgaTTATCCTGCTCCAGAGGTGATCAAGACACTCAAGGAGAATGTGCTGAGGGGAGTGGAAAAAAAgaatggggttgatgggaggTATCGGCTTGAAGAGGTGGTCATTGAGGGACATGGGTGGGGGGAATTGGAGACGCCATTGGCGGAGGGAAATAAACACCAGTTTGATAGGGTGTTTGTGGCGGATTGTCTTTGGATGCCGTGGCAGCATGTGAATTTGAGGAGGTCGGTTGGGTGGTttttgagggaggatgaggatgctaGGGCGTGGGTTGTGGCGGGTTTCCATACGGGAAGGGAAAAGATGAGAGGGTTTTTTGACAAGGAGAAATTGGCTGAGGTagggttggaggtggagaggttgtgggagagggattgtgatgggggtgagagggagtgggtttgggatcggggggtggaggatattAGTGTTaggaagaggtggttggcggttggggtgttgaggaggatacGGAAGAGCGAGTGAAGGGGTCGTCGGGGTCGTCGAGTTCGAGGCGATCGGTAGGTGAGGTGGGATGCCGGCCATAACTTCATATCCAGCTGGTCGAGTTTTTGATTCCCCCCATTCCTGTTATTCCTGGCTCTTTTATGCGGTCCTTCCTGGGTCTTCCATCTTTGTCGTGCGCCATCTGACTCCCATAGCCTCTTCTCATGATTCTCGCTCTTTCTCTTGTCGTCCATCCTACTTTTCTCATGTCATCCCATCTTCCAGCCCAAGTCGTCCCGAATCCAGTAAGGCGTATCTCAAATTTCCATATCGGGCGAACCCAGTTGTCCAGCTCGTCCAAAatccaaacaccaccaatCTCCGATGTTGACATAAatttcccaaccccaagcatGACCAAATCTCAGGGAACAAAGGGAACGGGGACCCGCGTTCTTATAGACagccctcccctctccccccaaaaTCAGCGCGGAATTCATCCGCTCTTCAAGTTTTCAGCTCCCCAAGCCAAGACCACTGACGAAGCAGTGGCGCGAGTGAGATCCTGGGGGTAAAAGTTCAGCTCGGCCAAACAAACCCAGCGTGATTGGGCCAACTGTCGTATTCGTGGCGCCCGCCAGCCAGTTGAACTTCCTGACGACGGCGGGCCAACTGTCACTTCCTGCTGACGGGGCTGTTTGCAAAAGTATTGAGTGTAAGCTGAAAGATGCCGAAGGCCGAGTATATATGTTGGCAGTGAAAAGATGGGAGCGGAATTCAAGCCGGGAAAGCACACAAGTTGCAGATAGTTTGTAATGGTATGCAAAGGTGAAATGAAAGGCAAGAGGTCTCGAGTCAAAGACCCAGAGGCCGAGGCTGGGTCCTGCTTTAATCCCCATTCTTGGCTTGGACAAACGGCTCCACTATATAACGGACAAGATACCCAAGTTGGGTGAGAACGAGCAACGCGAGGGAAGGCTATTACATAAAATACCGGTTATGATTTGTTCCTCGAATGCCAGTCATCTCAACTTCTCGCGGAATTCATGAAGATTTGTGCTTTTGTGGAATGAATTCCGCATCACGAACCAGCTGAATGTGAATGCATGGTTCTTCACTTCTAGGTACCAAACTGGGCTCTTGGCGACCCTGCTTGGCGACCCTGATCGTCTTGACGAATCTGGACGATCTTGAAGCTAAGAAAATAGGGTTACTTTGGAAATGCTTCATTTTCGTAGATTGGATAAGAGGGAGGGTCTTGTTGGATTGAGGCTACAAATCAGCAGGCTCAACTCTCCATCCAAGACCCACGGGGACGTCGCTGTCCAGCATCCTCATCCTGGACGCCACACAGATGTCCATGACGACGCTGCGGACAGTGTTTTACCTCATCGACCGTGGCACCGCCGTTGAGAGCTCCTCTGAGATGGCCTTTTAACTGAGGATTGACCCGTGAACTCATCAGCTTTGATTGGGGCCAGCGAGACACAGCATCAACCTCAAATCTTGTGATATCAACACGGCAATCATGACATAGGAAGTCTCGACGGCGCCGAGGACATTGGTGTTGCTGAGAATGTAACCATATACCAGGCGAGcgacgaggccgaggtcTTCGGTTCCCGATCGGTCCATTTGACCCATGACTCTCTTGGTTATTTTACCGCAGATGCCCTCGAAGAATTCTTGTCCGCGTTCTAGAATCTGGGATACTGGGGTGTCGTGAATATCAGATGGTCTTCCTTCGGCGAGGGTCCTTGCGGCTCATCGAGAAGGTCATCTGGTGTTACTTTCTTGACCTCTAGAAGGGCGTTGATGGTCTGGTGAATCATTAGCGTTGCCACAGATCTAATTTACCTTAGACTTGGAGGATACCTTTGGGATACCTGTGACGGCGGCAGTTTTGATCAAGGCCTCACGCATTCATCGTGAGATGTCTCGTTTCTCATCGAAGCTTGGCAGAGTGTCTTCGCCACTTGGCCATTTTTGACTCAACGCATGCAAGGACACTTTCTGGATTTCATCCGGCCGATTGATTTGTGAAAGTGTTGTAACCGCAATGAAGAAGTACCAGGTATTAGCTGGAAGATTTGGGCGACTTCGAATTGCTGCGAGCAAGGCCggagtgatgatggaggggagagTTGCCCATGGTTTGGCGTTGAACTTGTAAATGAAAAATGGATTAATGTGATTGGACCGagccccctttttcttcagCTCTTCAGCAAACAGCTGCACCGCCACTCATTCGATGGAATGCAAGTCgggtgtggctggtggcttGGCAGCGTCACTGGcacaggtggtggtgtgtcgTTCGGCTCGGACATCTGATCCTGGCTCTTTCCATAACGTGGCCAATTGATTACCATAATCTCAAGAGCTCTCCAACTGCGgcggcaccaccatcttGCGCAAACAACCATGGCGACTTGACTCTTGCGGCCATCTTCGTTAACAATCGCCACTTAATCGAACAGACTTCTCCCGCTTTCTGCGCTCTTGTTGTAAAATAAACCCAACAAGATGCGGCTCCAGTGGTACGCAACGGTAGGTTGAACCTCCAGCTCCACGACGGGATAAGGAGCTCTCGTGAACTGTGCATATCATCAACATACTGACTGATGCTGCCAACCACAGGCCTCCATGGCCTCTGCGGCCGCCGTGGTCGCATCCGCTTTCTATCAACGTGCCAATTTCTACTCGGCCATGGTCCATCTTGCGCAAAGTAGCATGTCTCTCCTGGTACGTCCCTCTTGTGCCCACTTACACGCCTTGGGGCTCGTCTGACAACAGGCCCATTTAGGTTCTCGCAAATCTGGTGTTCGTTGTCTATGGATCTCTTGTGTATGGCTTCCAACGCCTCTGCTTCGGCCCCCTGCGACCGACCGAAATCGAACAACTCTACGAACGGGGCTGGTTCGCCGTCACCGAAACCTGCCTTGCCATGACCATATTCCGGGACGAACTCGGCCCCTCCTTTGTGATCATGTTTACCGCGCTCATCACTGGGAAGGTGTGGGGTTGGATCAGTGAAGGTCGCGTCGAAGTGCTggagcaacaaccccctgcGAACCCCCGACTGTTCCATACCAGACTCAGCGTCTCTCTGCTGGTCAGTATACTTTACGACATCTTCTTGCTCAGCTATGCCGCCACTACCGTCTGGCAACAAGCCCGCCGTACCGTCATGGTCATGTTCCTATTCGAGTTTGCCGTCCTCACAGTCTGCTCCCTGCACACGACTGGTCGGTATATCCTCTCGCTGGTGGAGCAACAGGTCAACAGGATCCAAACGCAACAACGCTTGGAAGAACGCCGTCGCCAGGTTCGGGAGCAGAGGGCCGAAATTCTGAGGCGGAGAGCCGAGGGTACcgctgaggatgatgacgaggaactGCCCAACGAGGAAGATGTCGACGAGATGGACATTGAAGTGCCAGGTTGGGAATCCAAGGGGCACTGGATTTTGTCCCTGGATCTTTTTGCAGGTCAGTGCTTACGACAGCTGCCAATTGCTCTGCTCAACCGCTAACAGTTTACAGACTTTGTCAAGCTTACTCTTTATaccgtcttcttctgcgcTCTTGTCATCTTTTTCAACTTCCCCATACATATCGTCAGAGACTGGTTCATGACCGCGAGGTCGTTCCTAAAGCGTCTACGAGCCCTCCTCCGCTATCGACAAGCGCTCAAACACATGGACCAGTATCCCGATGCTACAGTGGAGGATCTTGGCAGAGATGAAACCTGCATCATCTGCAGAGAAGAAATGCGCCCTTGGGATCCCAACGATACCAACCAGATCGAGAGAACGCGTGCCAAGAAACTTCCATGTGGCCATATCCTGCATTTCGGTTGCCTCAAGAGTTGGTTGGAGCGTCAACAAGTATGCCCAACCTGCCGTCGTCCTGTCGCACGCGAAGGTCAACAACCTGCGAGGAACGGGGATGCCGTGGTGTTCAGGTTGGGGCTCGGTTTGCCTCCTGGCCCAAATCAGCCGGCGCAAGCACAGTTTCCACCAAATGGTCAGCCTCCTGCAGGTCAGCCACCACAAGGGGGAGCGGCGGGACTTCAGGGGAACAACAGGAATCGCAACGTCCGCATGTTTAACTTTGGGCCTCTCAGACTTGGGTTTGCCCAGGGTGGCGTTGAGGAGATTAGAGAGATGGCTCAGAGAATGGGTATGCCGCCAGATGCTGCTCGCCCTGCGCCTCCTGCACCCGCGGCTCCTGCACCGGCTGACAATGCCGCTGTCAACGTCAATACACCTGGTGCTGGGCTGGATCAAATCCGCGGACAGCTCACTGACCTTAGCACGCGAATCCAGCAAGAGATGGCCAACCTGAACCATGCCGCGCACGAGTTGTATCTTCTCCAGCACATGGTCAACGAACTGACACGGTTGCGCCAGACACCTACACAACAAGCTGGTCAGCGACAAGGAATACCTCTTGTTCCAGGTCAAGTTTTTGTGCCTCCTCAGCCTGTGGCTAACATCCAGCATCTAGCTCAGGCACCTGCTCAGGCAGCTGTTCATCCAGGAGTTCAACCGGCAGGCCAACCTGCTTCCCAGTCACCTGTCATGCTGCTAGGCCAACCTTATATTCAGGGACAGCCTCATCCTGCGCTTCATCATCCAGGGGCATTGCAAGCGCAGGTGCATGCATTTCTGCCGAGGGCCCAGCCTACTATTGGTAGGCTGGGTGCTGAATCAGGAGCGGCTATTCCTGCCGGAAGCCCAGATCTTCCCGAGGGTGTGACGATTCCGGCGGGTTGGTCACTTGTCCCTCTTCAAAGGGTGGAGAACGGGGTGGTAGAACCAAGTCCGCTCTGGGGCCAGCTGCCTGCGAACGCTCTTAGGGATAGGTTACAGAACCTTGCTCCAGAGAGGCCGAGATCCTCCTTGTCCAGGGGCACGAGTCCTTTAGGCCGAGACACGACTTCGGTCGCTGGGTATGAGGCCGAATCATCGCAAACAACTGAAGTACGTGGTGCTGTGCCATCAGATGCTGCCTCAAATACACAACGAACTGTGTCTCCATCTCACACAGCATCAACAGCCACTTCAGCTGCTCCAAATTGGGGTGGTCCGGCGCAGCTCTTCGGCGGTCGAACTACCTCCCCTCCGCAAACCGAGGCTGAGGCAGGTAGCAGCAGAGCAGCTTCAGAAAGCAACGGGTCTGCCGGGCCAAGTGCACAGAACGGCAGTACCAGTAATAGTAAAAGCACCGCCAGGCTGGCTTCGGTGGAGGACGCTGAGAATGAAGAGGATGaatgaaaaaaaagacagcCAGGTTACCAGTACAGGAGATACATACATCATCATAAGCCTTTTGAGGGCAGTTACAGCATTTTGGGGCGTTTAGCGGGTTGGGGATTTTCTCTACAGACTTGGTCGGTTTCTGTGGACGTTTCGATCCCGTCCACCTGATACTCAGCGCAAGAGCGGGCTTAGAAATACCAAATGCATTTCCATCTCAGCTGCTTCCTTCTCCGTTACTCTTGCTCTTTCGACTGTGTGCCCGCAAGAAAGTACCACCCTATCGAGAAGATAACTGGCACTGTAAGTCGACACATGTTTTATTCTGAACCATGCCTCGAGGAATGTTAATAAACCTCAAACGATAGTTAAGAGATCTGAAATGAGGGTCAATCGGCCTATTTTcttattaaaaaaaggaaggtgTAAGTTGCCGTTATTTCGTCCATggtgtgtgggtggtgcTCACACAAGGCAGGCACATACGTGGGTCTGGCTGTTTAAGAAACCACATGCCggttttttcttcttttggttTTGTCTCGAGTTTGCATCATCCGACGACCATCGTCTCGTTATGCAGTTGTTTACTCTACTTTGTAGTGCTACCTACTATCATTGCTTATCCTTCAAGGACTTTACATACACGCAGCTCAGCAACAATCTTTTccgctccttcttcttctccagcacccATGGGGGACCATTCCGTGAGTCCTGAGGAGAGCGCCGAGGACAGCATACGGCCcgtcgatgatgatgttcaGATTTTCCGGGGTTGTTGTCCCGATACAACTGCTGCCAACTGTGCATTTtcagacgacgacgaggagggctTTTCTTGCGATGAAACGGCGGACGGATCACGGAATCTACCAAAAACACCTGCGGTCGAGCAAAGAGAACAGAAGGAGATGGCCGGTTTGAACAAGACACCGGCCTTAACGTCCCAGTTTCAGCCAGCTCGAGCAGACCAGGGGGCCCTTCTCGCCCACGACAGGACGTTGGTGTACAATCCTGCCTtgtatcatcatcaccagcccgGCCAAGTGCCAGGATACCATGCTCCTATGCCAGGTTACTGCCCTCGTATTCCAGGATACCGAGCACCTCTGCCACAAGTGTCTATGCCAGGACACTACGCTCCTATGCCAGGACACTGCCCTCATATTCTAGGATACTGCCCTCGTATGCCAGGATACCGAGCACCTCTGCCACAAGCACCTATGCCAGGATACCAAGCACATCCGCCACAAGCACCCATGCCAGGATACTACGCTCCTATGTCAGGATACAGAGCACCTCTGCCACAGACATCTCTGCCAGGATGCCAAGAAGCTCAGCCAGAAGACTACCGCGCCGTGCCGGACCGGGTGCTGGGCGAGCAGGCTGGTCTGCCAGGAAGGGGTGACAATCAAATGGATGTCGCTGCCGGCGCGACTCGGAATAACGGGTCAGATGCGCCGGTTCACGGCTTTTAGCAAATGCCGGGGTATGTTGCTCCTCGCAACCCTCATGGTCAACCGACGGGTGGGTTTGAGCCCAACTCGTCGTATCCAACCCCGCCGGTTACCACCGCGGGCTCGCATCGATCCCGCAGGTCTGTCGGTTCGTTTGGCAGCTGGAGTGGCGGGCTGTATACAGCAGAGGACCATGAGGAGTTTTGTTCTGACGAGTATTTGACTAGGGAGTTTGAgatgaagggggtggaggaagggAGCGATTTGTATTGGAAAATGCGGAAAGACAGGGCGCAGGAGGCTGTTGATGTCATCTGCCGTTCGGTTGAGAGAGGTAACAAGTTGGCGGCTGGGGATCCGACACGGACGGTGCAGCCCATGACGACGGAGGGGGGGCTCTCTGGCGAAAGCTCTGTCGAGGGCTCTGTCGGGACTGAGTCTGGAAGGTCATCGGAGTGTGATGTGAAaatgaggggaggggatttCAAGTATCGCTACAAGGATCTTGTCGGAGACGGGCGGAGTAAGGAGAAGGTATGGAAATGGAGACGTCTTCATGTGGTTGATACGGAGGAAGGTGTGAAGGAGAGGACTGGCGGGCGCCTTGATGCAATCCATGGTGAAGCTTCGGTCTCAAAACGCCTATCAGTCTcggcggggaagggggttgtggaagaagaaggtttCGAGGTTATTTCTGCCACGGGCCCTGCTGCCACAAACGGGCGAGAGAACAAAACGTTTTCTCATCCTCTTTTCTTTGGCAGCAGTGAAAATCATCAACAGGGGCAGGATATAGACCTGTCCTTCACCAGCTCCAATAAAGGCAACAAGAGAAAGCGGTTGAGGAGATTTTTTGCAGGTTTTCTTCCCCGGTCATCGACGAAATCTTCCTCTGCTGGCGCTCAAGGCAATCGGATATCCGACATGGAGAACAGACCGGATGAATCACGCCGCCGACTGTCATCAACATGTCTTCCTATTCCGCCGGCTCGAGGTAGCAGCTCCCGCGCTGAGGAGAGTAAGACAAGTGTTTTGTCTCCTGGGGATCGGAGCCCCGCCGAAAATGAAAACCAGGCACGGTCATCGACTGAAGATGCCTCCCAGACTAGCTCATGGTCTGTAGCTGATGGCGATTCCGACATTGTCAAAACCAACACGAACACCAGCGACACCAGTGTGGCGGACacgagtgatgatgataataaTACTGCCGAGACCAACCCAGTCACAGCGAGTATGGATGACGACCACATCAATACCACCCTAGCCCAGACACTAGCTTCCAGCATGACCATTATCAAGGACAAAGCCCCGAGCAGCAACGAAGCCTCGAAAAGCAACCAAACAGACACCACTACAGCCGAACAAGAACAATCCGAGGAAGTCATCGACTACGCCTCCATGGTAGCCGAAGCAGGTGACTACTTTTTTGACCCGTTCGGCACCGAAAGCAGAGGAAAAGGCAAGGGAATAGACAGGAGCGTTACTCCCCCTTACCTCTACCACGAGATGTACCATCTTTGTCCTCCTCTCGAGATCCCGGAGTGCCCCTACCCGCCACCAGATAATGAGGACGGGACGCCGTGGTACGTAAGGTTCGAgaaggatgaagaagagcgTCGAGAACTTTGGAATAACCGCCCGCAGTGGGCGAGGGATATTGTGGAGCAAGTTAGaagggagcgggaggaggcggataGGTGGAGACACGAGCAGCGGCTTAGGGATAGGTTGCCGCCTTTGGATTTGAGAGGTCCGCCGTCTGTGccggagaagaggaggcatAGGGTTAGTCAGGGTGTTGCTGCGATGAGTaatggggattgggggtttgctgggaggggtggggagggagttgggacTAGGGGCATGGGGGTGCCGGATATCTTTgggggtggcggcggtggtggtagtggtagtGATAGGAGAACCACCACCTTTGTTGGAGGAGCAAGCGGGCGGGATAATAGGTTGCTTTCTTATGCGGAGGTTATGACAAATGCCAGGAGAAATGAGGCTGCGCAGGcgggggctgctgctgctgttgctgcgatgcaggggaggaagaagaggaggttttcGTTGACGGCGTTGCCAGAGATTccgagggggtttgggaggttgatgggacGGGTTATTGGGCATAATGGGGGCCATGAGAACAgcgaggcggtggaggagagggaggaggaagagggggttgttgaggaagaggaggatgtgggaCGGGGTGAGAGGGGTGTGAGGGGGAgtgaggagagtgaggatGGGATTTTCAGTCGGTCTGTCAGGCCCTGGGTTTAAAGGGGGATGCTGGATCGGTTTTGGGATGATGGTTTTTTACAAGGTGGGGGTGTCAGATTGTGAAGGGGATGTTTTGTGATTGGGTGAGTTTTTCATCGTTCTTTTGTTGTGGTTTATGGACGAGTTATGGTTGAATACCTACCATGGTTGTGTGGATGGGTAACTCTCAGCGAAGGACACGCTTTGCATGTATTTGAGAAATTGTTAGCCAGAAGGAATACAGCGGAATATAATGTTTAAAACGCCTCCATGATTACCAGAGTTATGATGCTGATCAGAATCATCGCCTATAATGTGATATAAAAACACCGCTTTCAACCTAACAACTATTACACATCATCCAAGGATACTGCAGACTGTGTATAACAATCTCTCAAAGCGGCTGCAAATCCTCCCTGCATATGGGACAAACCAGCCGCTTCCTAAACCACTGCTCCAAGCACTTTGTGTGAAACATGTGCCGGCAGGGCGTGATCATGTACGACTTCCTCTCCAGCATGTCAGCCATGCTCCATGACGGGTCCGGCTTGCCCGTCATCACGACCGGCACCAGCATCTCCTCCCTGCAGATGGCGCAGTCCACATTCCTCAACGTCATGCCCCTCTGCCTCAGCTCCTTtgccctctccctcagctGCCCCCTGTGGTCGTGGCCGTGGCCTTCGGcggtcgacgacgacgacgacgacgaagcaGACTCGAGAAATTCAAGACCGACGACAACCCCGCTCTCGATGTCATCCTGCCTCAGGATGCGGTGGTAGTCCCACACTTCTGGCATCCAACCTCTCGGAAACGGGATGCCCAGCCGGGGCTCCCAAAAGTTTTGCAGGATCAGCGTCAGGAGCTGGGCCCACACCCAGGcgacgaggatggagaaggtTGTGTAATCGGTCGAGACGAACAAGAAATTTTTGTCGTAGAGGTAAAAGTACGCAAACGGGGCGAGGCGGCAGAGGGATTGGCCTGTCAGAAAGTTCCAGGAGAAGCTGCGGCGGCTGTTGCGGCGGGCGTTTCGCCAGATTTGGGGGAGCCAGAGGGAGAAGTagaggaaggagatggtgttgatgtagATTGAGCGGGCGCGGGGGGgccaggagagggagaggattgtTAGGACCatgatggcgaggatgaggaggaagaagtagAAGATTACGGGGGCGAATTGGGCTGTTTGGGggcggttggttggtgtggttgtcgttgctggggctgtggtggtggtgcctaGGCCTGGGACGGCGCCTGCGCCGGCTGCGACGTTTTCTGCAATCTCGGCGTCGATGTCTTGGTCTGAGGGGACAATGATCGGGAGAGAGGGTGCCCTGGGAGGTCCAGCTGTTACTGGCGGGGGCAGAGGGCCTGAGGTCTGTGGGACTGCCGGAGCaggaggtggtgctggggcGGTAGTGGTTGTGTTCGTAGTACCCGTGTTGGTGGCTGGAGGAGTATCGCGAGCTCTCCTCTCTGGTTCACTGCCACGGATGCTGGCCAAGAGTCCGCCTCCGATAGCCGATGACATGAACGAGACAAATGTTAACAGCAAGGCAGAGTGAAACCCGTCAGAGGCACTGACAGACCAAGCAGATGA encodes the following:
- a CDS encoding uncharacterized protein (EggNog:ENOG503P1WG; COG:S), whose protein sequence is MALTSRLALTGPDTTDPEDYLSSSLGIIFPDDVTNQHGDADHGLLYTSPHLPQPLQFSLANVTEEKERHLFSHYLWNSSLMLAELIEAGTLGLDIPWSGLGGEIKDFDATGLETVELGAGTALPSIMGGLMGSKRVVVTDYPAPEVIKTLKENVLRGVEKKNGVDGRGFFDKEKLAEVGLEVERLWERDCDGGEREWVWDRGVEDISVRKRWLAVGVLRRIRKSE
- the HRD1 gene encoding E3 ubiquitin-protein ligase hrd1 (EggNog:ENOG503NVCJ; COG:O; BUSCO:EOG09263X0V); protein product: MRLQWYATASMASAAAVVASAFYQRANFYSAMVHLAQSSMSLLVLANLVFVVYGSLVYGFQRLCFGPLRPTEIEQLYERGWFAVTETCLAMTIFRDELGPSFVIMFTALITGKVWGWISEGRVEVLEQQPPANPRLFHTRLSVSLLVSILYDIFLLSYAATTVWQQARRTVMVMFLFEFAVLTVCSLHTTGRYILSLVEQQVNRIQTQQRLEERRRQVREQRAEILRRRAEGTAEDDDEELPNEEDVDEMDIEVPGWESKGHWILSLDLFADFVKLTLYTVFFCALVIFFNFPIHIVRDWFMTARSFLKRLRALLRYRQALKHMDQYPDATVEDLGRDETCIICREEMRPWDPNDTNQIERTRAKKLPCGHILHFGCLKSWLERQQVCPTCRRPVAREGQQPARNGDAVVFRLGLGLPPGPNQPAQAQFPPNGQPPAGQPPQGGAAGLQGNNRNRNVRMFNFGPLRLGFAQGGVEEIREMAQRMGMPPDAARPAPPAPAAPAPADNAAVNVNTPGAGLDQIRGQLTDLSTRIQQEMANLNHAAHELYLLQHMVNELTRLRQTPTQQAGQRQGIPLVPGQVFVPPQPVANIQHLAQAPAQAAVHPGVQPAGQPASQSPVMLLGQPYIQGQPHPALHHPGALQAQVHAFLPRAQPTIGRLGAESGAAIPAGSPDLPEGVTIPAGWSLVPLQRVENGVVEPSPLWGQLPANALRDRLQNLAPERPRSSLSRGTSPLGRDTTSVAGYEAESSQTTEVRGAVPSDAASNTQRTVSPSHTASTATSAAPNWGGPAQLFGGRTTSPPQTEAEAGSSRAASESNGSAGPSAQNGSTSNSKSTARLASVEDAENEEDE